One part of the Lachnospiraceae bacterium JLR.KK002 genome encodes these proteins:
- a CDS encoding type II secretion system F family protein: MYGYVTGAACCCGAAWYIKTKLQNRKWYEAALILAAGFFLAAVFWKIDENTGNQKKIARNLPGQGMEEREYLVDVEGVLEKYPLHVQAEEKKLTGKQKQEYLEQAKQELEQVLPGENPSVNHVSKSLYLPATLQNGAVEADYTLSDYEVFDPEGNLTGQLKVPVLVEVTAELTCQGETCLYQLFVQAEPPKQSAGEQFAEHLEEALALENQKTDTKYLELPGELEGKKIVWKQQTENRSIGALFLGMAGAAGVILAEKEKQKRKELARQQQMLQDYPEIVSKLSLLSGAGMNMLSAWERIALSYQAGKQKKVQGEREAYEEMLTVLHEIQGGVGELQAFENFGERCGLSVYRKLSSLIVQNIRKGAKGMQRLLEEEEGEAFEQRKARARKAGEEAGTRLLLPMGIMLMLVLVILVVPAGLTLQI; the protein is encoded by the coding sequence ATGTATGGATATGTGACGGGTGCGGCCTGCTGCTGCGGGGCTGCCTGGTATATAAAAACGAAATTACAGAACAGGAAATGGTATGAAGCCGCGCTGATTCTGGCGGCAGGATTTTTTCTGGCAGCAGTGTTCTGGAAAATAGATGAAAATACCGGGAATCAGAAGAAAATAGCAAGGAATCTGCCGGGACAGGGGATGGAAGAACGGGAATATCTGGTGGATGTGGAAGGTGTACTGGAAAAATATCCTCTGCATGTACAGGCAGAGGAAAAGAAACTGACCGGAAAACAGAAACAGGAATATCTGGAACAGGCAAAACAGGAGCTGGAACAGGTGCTTCCGGGAGAAAACCCCTCTGTGAACCATGTGAGTAAATCCCTGTATCTTCCGGCAACTCTGCAGAATGGAGCTGTGGAAGCAGACTATACGCTTTCTGATTATGAAGTATTTGATCCGGAGGGAAATCTGACAGGTCAGTTAAAAGTTCCGGTTCTGGTGGAAGTTACTGCGGAACTGACCTGTCAGGGAGAAACATGCCTGTATCAGCTTTTTGTACAGGCAGAGCCGCCGAAACAGTCTGCGGGAGAACAATTTGCGGAACATCTGGAAGAAGCACTGGCTTTGGAAAATCAGAAGACAGATACGAAATATCTGGAGCTTCCGGGAGAACTGGAAGGAAAAAAGATTGTCTGGAAACAACAGACAGAAAACAGAAGTATCGGCGCCCTGTTTCTGGGGATGGCCGGAGCGGCGGGAGTTATCCTGGCCGAAAAGGAGAAACAGAAACGGAAGGAGCTGGCACGTCAGCAGCAAATGCTTCAGGACTACCCGGAAATTGTCAGCAAGCTGTCCTTATTATCCGGTGCAGGTATGAATATGCTGTCGGCCTGGGAGCGGATTGCCCTCAGTTATCAGGCCGGTAAGCAGAAGAAAGTACAGGGTGAGCGGGAGGCATATGAAGAAATGCTGACGGTGCTCCATGAAATACAGGGCGGCGTGGGAGAACTGCAGGCCTTTGAAAATTTCGGAGAGCGGTGCGGGCTCAGTGTTTACCGGAAACTATCTTCCCTGATTGTCCAAAATATCCGAAAAGGTGCGAAAGGTATGCAGCGCCTGCTGGAAGAGGAAGAAGGGGAAGCCTTTGAACAGAGAAAGGCCAGAGCCAGAAAAGCGGGAGAGGAAGCGGGCACCAGACTGCTTCTGCCCATGGGAATCATGCTGATGCTTGTACTGGTGATTCTGGTGGTTCCGGCAGGCCTGACCCTTCAAATCTGA
- a CDS encoding flagellin → MKINHNMSATIANKRLLASDRSLSASVERLSTGLKINRASDDAAGMAISSKMKTQIRGLNQASQNASDGISVLDTADGALTEVHSMLQRMRELSVQAANNATYTPEDLEAIQAEISSLRDEIDRISKDTEFNKKKLLDGSLDQRIYPDNRGITRMDISDAVSPNNYVIDIGADATHAQVAGTRRIPAGAVITAAEEGTVTINGVDVKVTEGQTFDEVYEKMREAAELGEVNLLVVGNMADQTGTPENEGYVPTPVAGGGNLVFLSDEYGSSTEMKITCDNADLAAFLGIAAGDNMSVGTDVEVTIPDDTATFSSGFDSQRTILTDGNYVTITSRNGFEMKFEVTPDTNGRVNLEVTDIGTMTLQIGANENQTVDVRIPEVSARTLYIDKVNVCTVTGAGRAITSFDGAIAKVSEVRSSIGAYQNRMDYAVSSLDGTELNMTQALSRIEDLDMAEEMTEYTKYNVLTQAATSVLAQANDLPQQVLQLMQ, encoded by the coding sequence ATGAAAATCAACCATAACATGTCAGCAACCATTGCCAACAAAAGATTATTAGCGTCCGACAGGAGCCTGTCAGCTTCCGTGGAGCGGCTGTCCACGGGACTTAAGATTAACCGTGCTTCCGATGATGCGGCGGGAATGGCGATTTCCAGTAAGATGAAAACACAGATCAGAGGCCTGAACCAGGCGTCTCAGAATGCTTCTGACGGAATATCCGTACTGGATACGGCAGACGGCGCCCTGACAGAAGTACATTCCATGCTTCAGAGAATGCGGGAACTGTCGGTGCAGGCGGCAAATAATGCAACTTATACGCCGGAAGACCTGGAAGCGATTCAGGCGGAAATTTCTTCTCTGCGGGATGAAATTGACCGTATTTCCAAAGATACGGAATTTAACAAGAAAAAGCTGCTGGACGGTTCCCTGGATCAGAGAATCTATCCTGATAACCGGGGAATTACACGAATGGATATTTCCGATGCGGTCAGCCCCAACAATTACGTGATTGATATCGGGGCGGACGCCACCCATGCTCAGGTGGCGGGAACCAGGAGAATCCCGGCAGGCGCTGTGATTACTGCAGCAGAAGAGGGAACCGTAACCATCAACGGAGTGGACGTGAAGGTTACCGAAGGTCAGACCTTTGATGAAGTATATGAGAAAATGCGGGAAGCTGCGGAGCTGGGAGAGGTGAACCTGCTGGTTGTAGGCAATATGGCAGACCAGACCGGAACGCCGGAAAATGAAGGATATGTACCCACGCCGGTAGCCGGCGGCGGTAATCTGGTATTTCTGTCCGATGAATACGGAAGCTCCACAGAGATGAAGATTACTTGTGATAATGCGGATCTGGCAGCATTTCTTGGAATCGCCGCCGGCGATAACATGTCTGTGGGAACAGATGTGGAGGTTACGATTCCCGATGATACGGCAACTTTTTCCAGTGGATTTGACAGCCAGCGGACCATACTCACCGACGGAAATTATGTGACCATTACCAGCAGAAACGGATTTGAAATGAAATTTGAGGTGACACCCGACACGAATGGAAGGGTAAATCTGGAAGTTACCGATATCGGAACCATGACGCTTCAGATCGGCGCAAATGAGAACCAGACCGTGGATGTGCGTATTCCGGAAGTATCTGCCAGAACCCTTTACATTGATAAAGTGAACGTATGTACCGTTACGGGAGCCGGACGGGCAATTACCAGCTTTGACGGCGCCATTGCCAAAGTAAGTGAGGTTCGTTCCAGTATCGGAGCTTATCAGAACCGTATGGATTATGCGGTCAGCAGTCTGGACGGAACAGAGCTCAATATGACCCAGGCTTTGTCCCGTATTGAAGATCTGGATATGGCGGAAGAAATGACAGAATACACCAAATATAATGTGCTGACCCAGGCGGCCACTTCCGTACTGGCACAGGCCAACGACCTTCCTCAGCAGGTACTACAGCTTATGCAATAG
- a CDS encoding CpaF family protein, protein MTRDHEEEEVLAVIDEEICRAARERVIPLNWRKELRMQVFHSLRKLDVLQELLNEDDITEIMVNGADHIFYEKKGEILAWDKCFSSREKLEDIIQQMVGSHNRMVNEAEPIADTRLADGSRVNVVLPPVALEGPVVSIRKFPKSPILMEQMTENGSISGECAEFLQKLVEAGYNIFISGGTGSGKTTFLNALSEFIPKSERVITIEDSAELQIQGIANLVRLETRTAGADGTLAITIRDLIRTALRMRPDRIIVGEIRGGECLDMLQAMNTGHDGSLSTGHANSCQDMISRMETMVLMGMDLPLTAIRAQIAAGVDILVHLGRLRDRTRRVLSVMEVAGVEQGNIILNPLYEFAEMGERNGKIAGSWQKKGELIHQGKLYRAGMEGTGAGL, encoded by the coding sequence ATGACCAGAGACCATGAGGAGGAAGAAGTGCTGGCAGTGATTGACGAGGAAATCTGCCGGGCGGCCAGAGAACGGGTGATACCGCTGAACTGGCGCAAAGAACTGCGGATGCAGGTATTTCACTCTCTCAGGAAACTGGATGTACTGCAGGAGCTGTTGAATGAAGACGATATTACGGAAATTATGGTAAACGGTGCAGACCATATTTTCTATGAAAAAAAGGGAGAGATACTGGCGTGGGATAAATGCTTTTCTTCCAGAGAGAAGCTGGAAGACATTATACAGCAGATGGTGGGCAGCCACAATCGGATGGTGAATGAGGCGGAACCCATAGCAGATACCAGGCTGGCAGACGGTTCCAGAGTAAATGTGGTTCTGCCGCCGGTAGCGCTGGAAGGCCCGGTGGTATCCATACGTAAATTTCCGAAATCCCCCATTCTGATGGAGCAGATGACAGAAAACGGTTCCATCAGCGGGGAATGTGCCGAATTTCTGCAAAAACTGGTGGAAGCCGGTTACAATATTTTCATTTCCGGGGGAACCGGGTCTGGGAAAACAACATTTCTGAATGCCCTTTCTGAATTTATTCCAAAATCAGAGCGTGTGATTACAATTGAAGATTCCGCAGAACTGCAGATTCAGGGAATTGCCAATCTGGTACGTCTGGAGACCAGAACGGCCGGGGCGGATGGAACCCTTGCCATTACCATACGGGATTTAATTCGGACTGCTTTGCGTATGCGGCCGGACCGGATTATCGTGGGGGAAATCCGGGGCGGGGAATGTCTGGACATGCTTCAGGCCATGAATACGGGCCATGACGGTTCTTTAAGTACGGGTCATGCAAACAGTTGTCAGGATATGATCAGCCGCATGGAAACCATGGTACTGATGGGAATGGATTTGCCTCTGACAGCCATCCGTGCCCAGATTGCCGCCGGGGTGGACATACTGGTACATCTGGGCCGGTTAAGAGACAGAACCAGACGTGTCCTGTCTGTGATGGAGGTAGCCGGCGTGGAACAGGGAAATATCATACTGAATCCCCTGTATGAATTTGCGGAAATGGGAGAGCGGAATGGAAAAATAGCCGGAAGCTGGCAGAAAAAAGGGGAGCTGATTCATCAGGGCAAGCTCTACCGTGCGGGAATGGAGGGAACAGGTGCAGGATTATAG
- a CDS encoding type II secretion system F family protein: MQDYRYYMLNGKERLLCMGITLGMAGTVAWLFYRNIYVMAGAVLLYRPVRNNVRNRRMEKRKGDMLFQFKEILQMISAALKAGASIEHGFAHAEEEFVKLYGTQAVMAQELIWLNHQVKLNVPLEELVEDLAERSGIEEISSFSQVFVFARRSGGDFMRIFRNTADKIREKAEVKREIETVMAAKRLEMNIMNLVPFGILLYVGITSPEFLEPLYGNPVGAGIMTFALGVYGCTCKIAEKIADIQV, encoded by the coding sequence GTGCAGGATTATAGATATTATATGCTGAACGGGAAAGAAAGGCTGCTTTGCATGGGAATTACCCTTGGGATGGCAGGAACCGTAGCATGGCTGTTTTATCGGAATATTTATGTAATGGCAGGAGCGGTGCTTTTGTATCGTCCGGTCAGAAATAATGTTCGGAACCGCCGGATGGAAAAGCGAAAAGGGGACATGCTGTTCCAGTTTAAGGAAATACTCCAGATGATTTCAGCCGCATTGAAAGCAGGAGCGTCCATAGAGCATGGGTTTGCCCATGCAGAGGAAGAATTTGTCAAACTGTATGGGACGCAGGCTGTAATGGCACAGGAACTGATCTGGCTCAATCATCAGGTTAAACTGAACGTGCCGCTGGAAGAACTGGTGGAAGATCTGGCAGAGAGAAGCGGTATAGAGGAAATCAGCAGTTTTTCTCAGGTGTTCGTATTTGCCCGGCGAAGCGGCGGAGATTTTATGAGAATCTTCCGGAATACAGCAGATAAAATACGGGAAAAGGCAGAGGTAAAGCGGGAAATTGAAACGGTAATGGCTGCAAAGCGGCTGGAAATGAACATTATGAACCTGGTACCCTTTGGGATTCTTCTGTATGTGGGCATTACCTCACCGGAATTTCTGGAACCCCTTTACGGAAATCCGGTGGGAGCGGGGATTATGACCTTTGCCCTTGGAGTTTATGGATGCACCTGTAAAATTGCAGAAAAAATAGCAGATATTCAGGTATAG
- a CDS encoding DUF5702 domain-containing protein, producing MREKENMRERKTCQGSITLFLALILTLIFSLLFSLLEAARVQSLQIIAGRNMQLRLESLFAGYNLPMWQNYHMLFLEGSSRKGALELSGTEGTVMKEAVLEQAGVGFYQMDLMDFQISGYALATDYQGAYFREQASRAVRDRAAAEIGEAWKKKLEAGGELTDRRKELENTWEAAQAAEEEAREIQEGSTEEGEKSPETTENSSSEEQPLPENPMELVKLWKNSPMLGLVVENPSALSARGVLLEDCLQNRKKEQGNLEYPGTEKLDKLWLIRYLDGYFSCQNGPGEKGAATHALEYELEYCIGGKESDRENLEQVVKELLLLREAGNFATILKDSGKQTLALEIATAAVGFTGLPPLIQAVQTGILLAWSYVESVLDVRCLLAGGKVPLIKEVSEWKSDVSAGQKVLENQASSESEERGLTYREYLQILMVSVRESLLTSRAMDIMEFNIRLLPGYEQFRMDHLLQEVTADGIYRAHPLFPGFITGAKKEDGVYHFEASRRCSY from the coding sequence ATGAGAGAGAAAGAAAATATGAGAGAGAGAAAAACATGTCAGGGAAGTATCACATTATTTCTGGCTCTGATTCTGACTCTGATTTTTTCTCTGCTCTTTTCTCTGCTGGAAGCTGCCAGAGTGCAGAGCCTTCAAATCATTGCAGGGAGGAACATGCAGCTTCGCCTGGAATCACTGTTTGCCGGTTATAATCTGCCCATGTGGCAGAATTATCATATGCTGTTTCTGGAAGGAAGCTCCCGGAAGGGTGCGCTGGAGCTGTCAGGAACGGAAGGAACTGTGATGAAAGAGGCAGTTCTGGAGCAGGCGGGCGTCGGTTTTTATCAGATGGACTTAATGGATTTTCAGATTAGCGGTTACGCACTGGCCACAGATTATCAGGGGGCATACTTCAGAGAACAGGCGTCCAGGGCTGTCAGAGACAGGGCTGCAGCAGAAATTGGCGAGGCATGGAAGAAAAAACTGGAAGCAGGAGGTGAACTGACGGACAGACGAAAAGAACTGGAGAATACATGGGAGGCAGCCCAGGCGGCAGAGGAGGAAGCCAGGGAAATTCAGGAAGGAAGTACGGAAGAAGGAGAGAAATCCCCGGAAACCACGGAAAATTCTTCTTCAGAGGAACAGCCGCTGCCGGAAAATCCCATGGAACTGGTAAAACTGTGGAAAAATTCTCCCATGCTGGGCCTTGTGGTGGAAAATCCCTCTGCATTATCGGCCAGAGGAGTTTTGCTGGAAGATTGTCTGCAAAACAGGAAAAAAGAACAGGGGAATCTGGAATATCCGGGAACAGAGAAACTGGATAAATTGTGGCTGATACGGTATCTGGATGGTTATTTTTCCTGTCAGAACGGGCCTGGAGAGAAGGGCGCCGCTACTCATGCACTGGAGTATGAACTGGAATACTGTATCGGCGGAAAAGAAAGTGACCGGGAAAATCTGGAGCAGGTGGTAAAGGAACTGCTGTTGCTGCGGGAAGCAGGAAATTTTGCAACTATTCTGAAGGACAGCGGCAAACAGACACTGGCTCTGGAGATAGCGACAGCGGCAGTGGGATTTACCGGCCTTCCGCCTCTGATACAGGCGGTACAGACAGGGATTCTCCTGGCCTGGAGCTATGTGGAAAGTGTGCTGGATGTGCGGTGTCTGCTGGCAGGGGGAAAAGTTCCCCTGATAAAAGAGGTATCGGAATGGAAAAGCGATGTGTCAGCAGGCCAGAAGGTACTGGAAAATCAGGCGTCTTCAGAATCAGAAGAACGGGGGCTGACCTATCGGGAGTATCTGCAGATACTGATGGTTTCGGTCAGAGAATCTCTGCTGACCAGCCGTGCCATGGATATTATGGAATTCAATATCAGGCTTTTGCCGGGATATGAACAGTTTCGTATGGACCATCTGCTGCAGGAGGTAACAGCAGATGGAATCTACAGGGCGCATCCGCTCTTTCCTGGATTTATAACCGGTGCAAAAAAAGAGGATGGGGTCTACCATTTTGAGGCCAGCCGCAGATGTTCCTACTGA
- a CDS encoding pro-sigmaK processing inhibitor BofA family protein — MENYYGIAAIGLICLVVLLMGNMKQKTGMISTFVLRAFAGALGICVVNEILKSQGIAVAPGVNPATVLTVGTLGISGFALIYGLFFYRLL; from the coding sequence ATGGAGAATTATTATGGAATTGCAGCAATCGGACTGATTTGCCTGGTAGTGCTGCTGATGGGAAATATGAAGCAGAAAACGGGAATGATTTCCACCTTTGTGCTCCGTGCATTTGCCGGGGCTCTGGGCATTTGCGTGGTCAATGAGATTTTAAAAAGCCAGGGGATTGCAGTGGCGCCGGGCGTCAATCCGGCTACTGTTTTGACAGTCGGAACCCTTGGTATCAGCGGGTTTGCGCTGATTTACGGACTTTTCTTCTACCGTTTATTGTAA
- a CDS encoding flagellar protein FliS — protein sequence MTQEKKQEFTRRLSCCNRGEMIVIIYDILFSHLEDALAAQEKGAYEEFREAAGKAGQVVRRLMDDLDFTYPISGELYPLYQFVSRQLALAVCKNTSQHIQDAQKILKNLYESFVEAAKQDSSEPLMQHTQQVVAGMTYQKGSLTETVQGSESSRGFFA from the coding sequence ATGACGCAGGAAAAAAAGCAGGAATTTACCCGCCGGTTAAGCTGCTGTAACCGGGGGGAAATGATTGTGATTATATATGACATACTTTTTTCCCATCTGGAGGATGCCCTGGCAGCACAGGAAAAAGGAGCGTACGAGGAATTCCGGGAAGCGGCGGGAAAAGCCGGACAGGTGGTAAGAAGGCTGATGGATGATCTGGACTTTACCTATCCCATATCCGGAGAACTGTATCCTCTCTATCAGTTTGTCAGCAGGCAGCTTGCCCTGGCAGTATGTAAAAATACATCTCAGCATATTCAGGATGCGCAGAAGATTCTGAAGAATCTCTACGAGAGCTTCGTGGAGGCGGCAAAGCAGGATTCTTCAGAACCTCTGATGCAGCATACCCAGCAGGTTGTGGCAGGTATGACATATCAAAAAGGCAGTCTGACAGAGACCGTTCAGGGCTCTGAAAGTTCAAGAGGATTCTTCGCGTAG
- a CDS encoding YaaL family protein, translating to MFQISKKRIAHTTAYSLLLDDLEQARYDLDLAYNNFENAMDPDLIDCCIYQVNAMQMRYKFLLTKAKQFNEDSYAKNPLELSEP from the coding sequence ATGTTTCAGATTTCAAAAAAGCGAATTGCGCATACAACTGCTTACTCTTTACTTTTAGATGACCTGGAGCAGGCCAGATACGATCTGGACCTTGCCTACAATAATTTTGAAAATGCCATGGACCCGGACTTGATTGACTGTTGCATTTATCAGGTAAACGCCATGCAGATGCGTTATAAATTCCTGCTGACAAAAGCCAAGCAGTTCAATGAGGATTCCTACGCGAAGAATCCTCTTGAACTTTCAGAGCCCTGA
- a CDS encoding Flp1 family type IVb pilin — MKEFTAKFAAGFKKEWKRFLQEEDGMGVVEVILIVVVLISLVALFKTQIQKLVSDILKKVTENAKKI; from the coding sequence ATGAAAGAATTTACAGCAAAATTTGCAGCAGGTTTCAAAAAGGAATGGAAAAGATTTTTGCAGGAGGAAGACGGAATGGGCGTAGTAGAAGTAATCCTGATTGTGGTGGTACTCATCAGTCTGGTTGCCTTATTTAAAACGCAGATTCAGAAACTGGTGTCGGATATTCTGAAAAAGGTGACGGAGAATGCAAAGAAAATATGA
- a CDS encoding A24 family peptidase has protein sequence MLITAAAVADIRTGRISNRLIVSGLTAGLFFRIAESGWTGCIVFLLNVSVPVILCYLLFLIHALGAGDIKLFSVIGGIWNLKILTVTMTLSFLVAAGMSLCRLLYYHELVHGLCRFGTYVRQCLATGKLAEYPPEYREKQHIIHFSVGIWIGFIIALEVAY, from the coding sequence TTGCTGATAACTGCGGCGGCGGTGGCGGACATACGAACAGGCAGAATCAGTAACCGGCTGATTGTAAGCGGCCTGACAGCAGGACTGTTCTTTCGGATTGCGGAATCCGGCTGGACGGGGTGTATCGTTTTTCTTTTAAACGTTTCTGTACCGGTTATCTTATGTTATCTTTTATTTCTTATACATGCCCTTGGGGCAGGTGACATCAAACTGTTTTCCGTAATAGGTGGAATCTGGAATTTAAAAATTCTTACTGTAACCATGACATTGTCTTTTCTGGTTGCCGCAGGAATGTCTCTTTGCAGGCTTCTGTATTATCATGAACTGGTTCACGGACTTTGCAGGTTCGGCACATATGTGCGCCAGTGCCTTGCAACAGGGAAACTGGCAGAGTATCCTCCGGAATATCGGGAAAAGCAGCATATCATTCATTTTTCAGTTGGGATATGGATTGGATTTATCATTGCATTGGAGGTGGCTTATTGA